Proteins encoded by one window of Candidatus Neomarinimicrobiota bacterium:
- a CDS encoding peptidylprolyl isomerase has protein sequence MRFSMLPWSLFWLWVACGEKPTELAVINTDFGKTVVRFYDDVAPKHVESFKILVSQGYFDGTTFHRVIPGFVIQGGDPNTRDEDRANDGQGGHAGKYYGIGDEEDPNTWQLPAEFSKRRHVRGALSMARSDNPNSAGSQFFICVEPVFRLDGRYTVFGQIVEGMDFIDRIVNVDTPGKLDPNYQGRDKDNPLVPVPVTIRLSTDRELRIEIQGNS, from the coding sequence GTGAGATTCTCGATGCTTCCCTGGTCGCTATTCTGGCTCTGGGTGGCTTGCGGTGAGAAGCCCACGGAATTGGCCGTCATTAACACAGATTTCGGGAAAACAGTGGTACGATTCTATGACGACGTGGCACCAAAACATGTTGAGAGTTTCAAAATACTTGTGTCCCAAGGATACTTCGACGGAACCACATTTCACAGGGTCATACCGGGATTTGTGATTCAAGGAGGTGATCCCAACACCAGAGATGAGGATCGAGCGAATGATGGTCAGGGGGGCCATGCGGGGAAATACTATGGGATAGGCGATGAGGAGGATCCAAATACCTGGCAGCTCCCTGCTGAGTTTAGCAAAAGGCGACACGTGCGTGGTGCCCTATCCATGGCCAGGTCCGATAATCCCAACAGTGCGGGAAGTCAGTTCTTCATCTGTGTGGAACCCGTTTTTCGCCTGGACGGTAGATACACCGTCTTCGGCCAGATTGTTGAGGGAATGGACTTTATTGACAGAATTGTGAACGTGGACACACCCGGAAAACTCGATCCCAATTATCAAGGACGCGACAAGGACAATCCATTGGTACCCGTGCCTGTGACAATTCGTCTCAGTACTGATCGGGAACTTAGGATCGAGATTCAAGGAAATTCATGA
- the mtnP gene encoding S-methyl-5'-thioadenosine phosphorylase produces MRDKIKVGIIGGSGLEDPAFIDNYSSAKVSTPYGEPSSELILGRISDIPVVIISRHGKGHTITPSNVNYRGNLWSLKDQGCTHVLATTACGSLREDIKRGDFVLPDQFFDRTTKRESTFYDESNVQHVPMGSPFCEKTRAVLQNQAQKLELKYHLGGTIVTIEGPRFSTKAESMLFRSWGCDVINMSTVPEVVLARELGMCYQSIAMSTDYDCWHESEEEVSMEMIFAVMAENAENVKKLVMNTIPSLSTGECKCQSFHRSASE; encoded by the coding sequence ATGAGAGATAAAATCAAAGTAGGTATCATTGGAGGTTCTGGACTTGAGGACCCAGCATTCATTGATAATTATTCATCTGCTAAAGTATCTACCCCATATGGAGAGCCAAGTTCTGAACTTATTCTCGGTAGAATCTCAGATATTCCGGTAGTAATAATCTCCAGACATGGAAAGGGCCATACAATTACTCCATCTAATGTGAACTACCGTGGGAATCTTTGGTCTCTAAAAGATCAGGGATGTACTCATGTCTTAGCCACGACTGCCTGTGGCTCATTGAGAGAAGATATCAAACGAGGGGACTTTGTTCTTCCTGATCAATTCTTTGATCGCACCACAAAACGTGAAAGTACGTTTTATGATGAATCAAATGTTCAACATGTACCTATGGGATCACCTTTCTGTGAAAAGACACGTGCAGTTTTACAAAATCAAGCACAAAAATTAGAATTGAAATATCATCTGGGAGGAACCATAGTCACAATTGAAGGTCCCAGATTTAGCACTAAAGCGGAAAGTATGCTGTTCAGGTCATGGGGTTGCGATGTAATTAATATGTCGACGGTTCCTGAAGTGGTCTTAGCCCGTGAGCTTGGTATGTGCTACCAAAGTATTGCAATGAGTACTGATTATGACTGTTGGCATGAAAGCGAAGAAGAAGTATCGATGGAGATGATATTTGCAGTTATGGCAGAAAATGCTGAAAATGTTAAGAAACTAGTTATGAATACAATTCCATCTTTATCAACAGGAGAATGCAAGTGCCAATCGTTTCATAGGAGTGCCAGTGAATAA
- the pyrE gene encoding orotate phosphoribosyltransferase → MKSILEVMKSTGAITEGHFLLTSGRHSGVYLEKFRLLENPEILDDVGRLMAEAFGEEETDVVLGAAVGGVLLSYATARVLKKRGIFAERVDGRLDLRRGFVLHQNERVLIVEDIVTTGGSVEELIQVVEGHRARLVGIACLVDRTEKGVDFGHLTKPLLRYPSVSWESRDCPLCKSGIPIESRGRTGKEEES, encoded by the coding sequence ATGAAGAGTATTCTTGAGGTGATGAAGTCGACCGGCGCCATTACGGAAGGTCACTTTCTTCTCACCTCCGGTCGACACAGCGGTGTCTATCTGGAAAAATTCCGCCTGCTGGAAAATCCAGAGATCCTGGATGATGTGGGTCGGCTCATGGCTGAGGCGTTTGGAGAGGAAGAAACAGACGTTGTTCTCGGAGCCGCAGTTGGTGGAGTTCTGTTGAGTTACGCCACGGCACGGGTACTTAAGAAACGGGGAATCTTCGCGGAGAGGGTGGATGGAAGACTGGACCTGAGGCGCGGCTTCGTTCTGCACCAGAATGAAAGGGTCCTTATCGTCGAGGATATTGTGACCACCGGTGGCTCCGTGGAAGAGTTGATCCAGGTTGTAGAGGGACACAGGGCCAGGCTGGTAGGGATTGCGTGTCTGGTGGACAGGACAGAAAAAGGGGTCGATTTCGGACATCTTACAAAGCCCCTCTTAAGATATCCTTCAGTATCCTGGGAGTCCCGTGATTGCCCGCTCTGCAAAAGTGGTATTCCCATTGAATCGAGAGGCCGAACGGGAAAGGAAGAAGAATCGTGA
- the pyrF gene encoding orotidine-5'-phosphate decarboxylase codes for MDVQSFSDILDHQVRAVDSRLCVGLDLDANRVSSGGSTSFENLRDFGRMVIDATLKFAAAFKLNFAFFERHGSAGFRWLEDILSQIDGRRLTIGDGKWGDISNSAEHYASAIFDKFGFDAATVNPYMGRDAIIPFLERSEKGAFVLCLTSNDSASDLQYQKVGNARLYGRVVSLTRELNVNNNCGLVVGATREAELGYVRERAGNMPFLIPGVGAQGGNLEASVRIGNRGGVALISVSRSILYAGDQSEEAIRKAAKEYSHRINASLEHGNSPSGS; via the coding sequence ATGGACGTGCAATCCTTCTCAGATATCCTCGATCATCAAGTTCGCGCGGTGGATTCCCGGTTGTGTGTGGGGCTGGACCTGGACGCAAACAGAGTCAGTTCAGGCGGATCGACGTCATTTGAGAATCTGAGGGATTTCGGACGGATGGTCATCGACGCCACTCTCAAGTTTGCGGCAGCATTCAAACTCAATTTCGCCTTTTTTGAGCGCCATGGAAGTGCGGGATTTCGATGGTTGGAGGACATTCTGAGTCAGATCGATGGTCGGAGGCTCACCATAGGGGATGGAAAGTGGGGCGACATTTCCAATTCGGCGGAACATTACGCCTCCGCCATATTCGATAAGTTTGGATTTGATGCCGCAACGGTGAATCCATACATGGGTCGTGATGCCATTATTCCATTTCTTGAAAGATCGGAAAAGGGAGCATTTGTCCTCTGCTTGACATCCAATGACAGCGCATCAGATCTACAATATCAGAAGGTGGGGAACGCGAGGTTGTACGGGAGAGTTGTATCGCTGACAAGAGAATTGAATGTAAACAACAACTGTGGTCTTGTGGTTGGAGCAACCAGGGAAGCAGAACTTGGATATGTGCGGGAACGAGCAGGGAATATGCCCTTTCTTATCCCGGGCGTCGGCGCCCAGGGTGGAAATCTGGAAGCAAGCGTCCGGATTGGGAATAGAGGCGGCGTTGCACTTATCAGTGTTTCCAGGAGCATTCTGTATGCGGGGGACCAAAGTGAGGAGGCGATCCGCAAAGCAGCAAAGGAATACAGCCACCGGATCAATGCCTCTCTCGAGCATGGAAACTCCCCCAGCGGGTCTTGA
- a CDS encoding patatin-like phospholipase family protein, translating to MSRRLRIGLALAGGGARGAAHIGVLQVFHDHGISIDAVAGSSAGAVIGAMYAATLDPVWVENRYREYLNSACFRDLGLHHLKNGSNRGDSFLEQVSRFVKDRLVITLALNRKGIIERAKLEKSIEFLLPVKDFSDLKIPLSVVVTDLNAGSELAISSGDLIDAVVHSSSIPGFISPSQKDGQILVDGGVAAPIPINHLPKWAVDFTIAVDIALREVDSLGDFNLIELMTRTKLVTGVKLADELARRANFVIEPEVAGAHWSEFQRTEELLESGRRAAVSALPSLREQINLRNRWTFKLMKRFRNSA from the coding sequence ATGAGTCGGCGGCTGAGAATCGGACTGGCGCTGGCCGGCGGAGGGGCCAGGGGAGCAGCACATATTGGGGTCCTTCAGGTTTTCCATGATCACGGCATTTCCATTGACGCCGTAGCCGGAAGTTCAGCTGGAGCGGTGATCGGAGCCATGTATGCCGCGACCCTCGATCCCGTTTGGGTGGAGAACCGATATCGTGAGTATCTGAACAGCGCCTGTTTTAGGGACTTGGGTTTGCATCACTTAAAAAACGGGTCTAACCGGGGTGATTCATTTCTTGAACAGGTCAGTCGTTTTGTCAAAGACAGACTGGTGATTACGTTAGCCCTGAATCGAAAAGGAATTATTGAAAGAGCGAAGCTGGAGAAGAGTATTGAGTTCCTTCTCCCCGTGAAAGATTTTTCGGATTTGAAGATTCCCCTCTCCGTTGTTGTCACCGATTTGAATGCGGGCTCCGAACTCGCTATTTCATCGGGTGATCTCATTGACGCTGTGGTTCACAGTTCCTCCATTCCAGGTTTCATCTCTCCTTCCCAGAAGGATGGACAGATTCTTGTGGACGGAGGCGTTGCCGCGCCCATTCCCATAAATCACTTGCCAAAATGGGCTGTCGATTTTACAATTGCCGTCGATATTGCATTGCGGGAAGTCGATAGCCTGGGGGATTTCAATTTGATTGAACTTATGACCCGGACAAAGCTGGTTACGGGCGTCAAGCTCGCTGATGAACTCGCCAGAAGGGCTAACTTCGTCATTGAACCGGAAGTGGCGGGCGCGCATTGGTCCGAATTCCAGCGTACGGAAGAGCTGCTGGAAAGCGGACGCAGAGCTGCAGTGTCCGCCCTCCCTTCTCTTCGGGAACAGATCAACCTGAGAAATCGTTGGACTTTCAAGCTCATGAAAAGGTTCAGAAACAGCGCATGA
- a CDS encoding SGNH/GDSL hydrolase family protein, whose translation MRSILADIELYILLIAILDVGAMISGCSLVSSGGDETTALKQASTLIAERGDTTWDLVALGDSTPTGSGVSADLSYVQVYSAYIEEDLGVDVVVKNWATNMTQTVADHVEAVRSGEELREDLRNAEVITIWLGWHDLIPNIGIGRGGPCYERADEVDVDCLGEVTNPMREGFDKLLSEIVSLASPDETLILIADVGIPSLFVARWKEYGTLDVLKRDAYEVWREYIIQAARKYQVHVVNTYEVLNGPNGDQETPPQYMQSDGLHFNEQGHKLIADLHRRVGYEYSR comes from the coding sequence ATGCGGAGCATTCTCGCAGATATTGAATTGTACATACTTCTAATCGCTATTCTCGATGTGGGAGCTATGATTTCAGGCTGTTCCCTGGTTTCTTCTGGAGGAGATGAAACGACGGCTCTGAAGCAAGCTTCTACTTTGATTGCTGAACGGGGAGACACAACTTGGGATCTCGTTGCATTGGGTGATTCCACCCCAACAGGATCTGGTGTTAGCGCAGACCTCTCATATGTCCAAGTCTATTCAGCATACATTGAGGAGGATCTTGGGGTCGATGTAGTAGTCAAGAACTGGGCCACGAATATGACCCAGACCGTTGCAGACCACGTTGAGGCGGTCCGTAGTGGTGAGGAATTGCGCGAGGATCTACGAAATGCAGAGGTCATTACCATCTGGCTGGGATGGCATGACTTGATCCCCAATATCGGTATCGGGAGAGGTGGTCCCTGCTACGAGCGTGCCGATGAAGTAGATGTGGACTGTCTTGGTGAAGTGACAAATCCTATGCGGGAGGGTTTCGATAAGCTCTTGTCAGAGATTGTGTCTCTTGCAAGCCCAGATGAAACGTTAATCCTGATAGCTGATGTTGGAATTCCGTCTCTTTTCGTGGCGAGATGGAAAGAGTACGGCACTTTGGATGTATTGAAACGGGATGCCTATGAGGTATGGCGCGAATACATTATTCAAGCTGCCCGCAAGTATCAGGTCCACGTTGTCAATACATATGAGGTGCTTAATGGACCGAACGGCGATCAGGAGACGCCACCCCAGTATATGCAGTCCGATGGCCTTCATTTCAATGAACAAGGGCATAAGTTGATTGCTGATCTTCATCGCAGGGTGGGATACGAATACTCCCGATAA
- a CDS encoding adenine phosphoribosyltransferase produces MNNRKLRNKIRTIPDFPKTGIQFRDITTLLLDNDAFTESIDIFCDEFKDKEIDVIVGIESRGFIFASPLALKLGCALAIARKPGKLPGNKISVEYDLEYGTDTIEMHTDAVKKGNRVLIVDDLLATGGTAKAVGELVRKLKGDIVSFAFLINLLELKGVNLLKPHPIFYIVEY; encoded by the coding sequence GTGAATAATAGAAAATTAAGGAATAAGATAAGAACGATTCCAGATTTTCCCAAAACCGGGATACAATTCAGGGACATCACAACTCTTTTATTGGATAATGATGCATTCACGGAATCCATTGACATTTTTTGCGACGAGTTTAAGGACAAGGAAATCGATGTTATTGTAGGTATTGAAAGCAGAGGCTTCATTTTTGCTTCTCCATTGGCTCTGAAACTTGGGTGTGCTCTAGCTATAGCAAGAAAACCCGGTAAGCTACCTGGTAACAAAATATCAGTAGAATATGATCTTGAGTATGGAACTGACACAATTGAGATGCATACAGATGCTGTAAAAAAGGGAAACAGAGTATTGATAGTTGATGACTTACTTGCAACCGGTGGCACAGCGAAAGCTGTTGGGGAATTGGTTAGAAAATTAAAGGGTGATATAGTCAGCTTTGCATTTCTAATAAATCTTCTGGAGTTAAAAGGTGTTAATTTACTTAAACCCCACCCGATTTTTTACATTGTTGAATATTAA